The following are from one region of the Magallana gigas chromosome 6, xbMagGiga1.1, whole genome shotgun sequence genome:
- the LOC117689469 gene encoding mucin-3B-like: MAITRCGFIAVLVCVVGLSTSRADRRGCTHQSTDPQCLPAIEFNNFLNNPRKHRRFASDLASSDFAQKKSKYINWPSFHPSLKPTPSYLQTTTVAIEKQTPIANQPFWLRLPLPPPITNKPNIPNIDRPSLTNKNRPPLLPADNNVFNKLEQNRQRGTVKDSSTNLKTLQNTSLYVKVDKNRKTARKSFDDKINQSLGVPTLMPFERNKLVKSENAGTLSRNKKLSNEGEKKVLKEHITSTIRHQSVEVDAGSTAAFPNPTLSSTFVMIRNPQRIRTSLQKSEETTTIEKAKEFILHTSTVSIVNTKHLKRNISKPMSTSALHTTLSEIQNSEILPKMASSTVLPVQAVETPVKLNKVSTTVFASKDMLTTTMLSTGKTTEQPSTTDSNRQAITNYMASTTRQKSSFRRVGTFMTESKILNILSPTIPTKQSKVSMNQKTTMHKQQTSLLQTTGVPKITVSSNKPSRSKSTPMHSSNFSKEYHDKNQKSDAINCDPLLANRRHWLNRLLNASSRNLSFLTTTLSVKSRAPQEDWTISDNRASAVGIGSIGVVVIVAIIGGVICLDAATLYRDAKRIRKKIYRIFKPLKSNNKDTQVSKKLPKWAHFVTTRDA, encoded by the exons ATGGCTATAACGAGATGTGGTTTTATTGCAG tgcTTGTTTGTGTGGTTGGCCTCTCAACGAGTCGGGCCGACAGACGAGGATGCACTCACCAATCAACGGATCCCCAGTGTCTCCCCGCCATTGAGTTTAATAATTTCTTGAATAATCCGAGGAAACATCGTCGGTTTGCGTCAGACTTGGCTTCAAGTGATTTTGCGCAGAAAAagagtaaatatataaattggcCATCGTTCCACCCATCTCTAAAACCCACTCCAAGTTACCTGCAGACTACGACCGTCGCCATTGAAAAGCAAACTCCAATTGCAAATCAACCATTCTGGCTTCGACTTCCTTTACCACCCCCGATAACCAATAAACCAAACATCCCCAATATAGACAGGCCTTCCCTGACAAATAAAAATAGACCTCCACTGCTCCCAGCGGACAATAACGTGTTCAACAAATTGGAACAAAATAGACAGAGAGGTACTGTGAAAGATTCTTCAACAAACTTAaaaactttacaaaacacttcCTTGTACGTTAAAGTtgacaaaaatagaaaaactgCTCGAAAGTCTTTCGATGATAAAATAAATCAGAGTTTAGGTGTACCTACATTGATGCCGTTCGAGAGAAATAAACTTGTAAAATCTGAGAATGCTGGAACCCTGTCAAGAAACAAAAAACTGTCCAATGAAGGAGAAAAAAAGGTGTTAAAAGAACATATTACTTCGACAATTCGCCACCAAAGTGTCGAGGTTGATGCTGGATCTACTGCAGCATTCCCAAATCCTACGCTATCATCAACTTTTGTTATGATACGAAATCCACAAAGGATCCGAACAAGTTTACAAAAATCGGAAGAAACAACTACAATCGAAAAAGCTAAAGAGTTTATCCTACATACTTCAACTGTATCAATCGTGAACACAAAACACCTTAAACGAAACATATCAAAACCGATGTCAACATCAGCACTTCATACAACTTTGTCCGAGATACAAAACTCggaaattttaccaaaaatggCATCATCAACGGTTTTACCAGTACAAGCAGTAGAAACACCAGTGAAGTTGAATAAAGTTTCAACAACAGTGTTTGCCTCGAAAGATATGCTTACCACAACAATGTTAAGCACTGGAAAAACAACAGAACAACCATCGACTACAGACAGTAATAGGCAGGCTATAACAAACTATATGGCTTCAACAACCAGACAAAAAAGTTCATTTAGAAGAGTCGGCACTTTTATGACGGAAAGTAAAATCTTAAATATACTATCTCCAACTATCCCAACAAAACAAAGTAAAGTCTCAATGAATCAGAAAACGACAATGCACAAACAACAAACATCTTTATTGCAAACAACAGGTGTACCGAAAATAACAGTATCCTCTAATAAACCAAGTAGGTCCAAAAGCACACCAATGCATAGCAGTAATTTCTCCAAGGAATACCATGATAAGAACCAGAAGTCCGATGCCATTAATTGTGACCCATTGCTGGCCAATAGAAGGCACTGGTTAAATCGGTTACTGAATGCTTCTTCCAGAAACTTGTCTTTCCTCACAACAACTTTGTCGGTTAAGAGCAGAGCACCACAAGAAGATTGGACCATCAGTGACAACAGAGCTTCCGCCGTTGGCATCGGTTCCATTGGTGTAGTAGTCATTGTCGCCATCATTGGAGGCGTCATCTGCCTCGATGCTGCAACCTTGTACAGAGATGCCAAGAGGATTAGGAAAAAGATATACCGTATATTCAAACCTCTAAAATCTAACAACAAAGATACACAGGTCTCTAAAAAATTACCAAAGTGGGCACATTTTGTAACAACAAGAGATGCgtga